ATACTTATTGAAGAATTTCTTACGGGTGAAGAGGCATCTATTTTATGTTTTACGGACGGAGAGACAATCATTCCTATGGCATCATCTCAAGATCATAAGCGTATTTTTGATAATGATGAAGGATTAAACACCGGGGGCATGGGAGCATACTCCCCCGCCCCCGTTGTAACAGATGAGCTATTAAAACAAATTGATTCAAAAATCTTAAAACCTACAATCCACGCAATGAAAACAGAAGGATGTAAATACAGTGGCATACTCTATGTGGGAGTTATGGTCACAAAAGACGGTCCGAAAGTTTTAGAATATAATTGCCGTTTCGGAGATCCTGAAGCACAATGTATTATACCGCGGATGAAAAATGACCTGATAGACATAATAGGAAAAATTCTCGATGAAGATTTGGCCTCCATCTCTTTGCAGTGGGATCCACGACCGGTTGTCTGTGTAGTCCTAGCATCAGGAGGGTACCCCAGCTCTTACAAAAAGGGATTAAAGATTAATGGATTGGACAAAGCAAGAGAATTAGATGATATTATAATTTTTCATGCCGGAACAAAATTAGATGATTGCGACACAAAATCTTGTGCCTCTTATCTAACAAACGGGGGTAGAGTTTTAAATGTTGTAGGACTTGGAAAAGATATTAAAGAGGCTATTGATCACACATATAAAGCGGTCAAACTGATAAGTTTTGACAAGATGCACTATCGAACAGATATAGGGCAAAAAGCGCTCAAATGGATATCATAGTCGCTACGACTAATAAGCATAAATTGGAAGAGATTAAAAAGATATTTGACTTACTACAGACTGCTGACGGGCAGACAAAACTTAATATTATTGGTAAGAATATAAAAGTTTTAGAAGAT
This genomic window from candidate division WOR-1 bacterium RIFOXYB2_FULL_36_35 contains:
- a CDS encoding phosphoribosylamine--glycine ligase; this translates as MKILIIGSGGREHALAWKIAQSSKVTEIFCAPGNAGTAQIATNIDISANNIEGLKNFALKNKIDFTIVGPEVPLVLGITDEFKKSGLKIFGPSKSAAQLEGSKVFSKNLMKKYKIPTADFLAFTNPIEAKKFFNKIELPCVIKADGLAAGKGVIICKTKEEAEIVIENIMCKKEFGEAGKEILIEEFLTGEEASILCFTDGETIIPMASSQDHKRIFDNDEGLNTGGMGAYSPAPVVTDELLKQIDSKILKPTIHAMKTEGCKYSGILYVGVMVTKDGPKVLEYNCRFGDPEAQCIIPRMKNDLIDIIGKILDEDLASISLQWDPRPVVCVVLASGGYPSSYKKGLKINGLDKARELDDIIIFHAGTKLDDCDTKSCASYLTNGGRVLNVVGLGKDIKEAIDHTYKAVKLISFDKMHYRTDIGQKALKWIS